In Xiphias gladius isolate SHS-SW01 ecotype Sanya breed wild chromosome 16, ASM1685928v1, whole genome shotgun sequence, a genomic segment contains:
- the LOC120801153 gene encoding cytohesin-interacting protein, with product MQSTMNFNALQRQGSKENYILDNTHTKKSSLWSRRSLRGNNDRHRQNTSSLPRVCKPKQTRSNSLVDYSDPQRTTIVLEKQDNETFGFEIQTYGLQLRNSSAVEMCTAVSKVQEDSAAESAGLTAGDVIVTINGVSIEGSSHQHILDLIRESTNNLMMETVCGTVVKQIELEKKMNLLKQSLHEKLVELQALTLQEKRLMRGNLNDSSFHLLMDSTLSSHKGRCGRRFSSDSSYRSAMTDDSDQASVFGDLCLPSPCSAASTTDDSCFFSRDFRPQDASDRFSSSSSHQHQSLSRSSSSSLAGSSSSLSPSWDETRISSLFGTLPRKGRRASVRKHILKLIPGLQRSVEEEEI from the exons ATGCAGTCCACCATGAATTTCAATGCACTTCAACGCCAGGGCAGCAAAGAGAATTACATTTTGGATAATACTCACACGAAGAAAAGTTCTCTGTGGTCCCGGCGTTCATTGAGGGGGAACAATGATCGACACCGGCAGAACACAAGCTCTCTGCCCCGAGTGTGCAAG CCCAAACAAACGCGCTCAAACTCACTGGTTGATTACTCTGACCCACAAAG GACCACAATTGTACTGGAAAAGCAAGACAATGAAACATTTGGTTTTGAAATTCAG ACCTATGGCCTGCAGCTGAGGAACAGCTCTGCAGTGGAGATGTGCACTGCTGTGAGCAAGGTGCAGGAGGACAGTGCTGCTGAGAGTGCTGGCCTGACTGCAG GAGATGTTATCGTCACAATCAACGGGGTCAGCATTGAAGGATCATCTCATCAGCACATACTTGATCTGATAAGAGAATCAACTAACAATCTAAT GATGGAGACTGTATGTGGGACTGTAGTGAAGCAGATAGAACTGGAGAAGAAGATGAACCTGCTTAAG CAATCACTACATGAGAAACTGGTGGAGCTTCAAGCACTTACATTACAAGAAAAACGCCTCATGCGAG ggaaCTTGAACGACAGCAGCTTCCACCTTTTGATGGACTCTACTTTGAGCTCCCACAAAGGCCGCTGTGGCCGGCGCTTTTCCAGTGACAGTAGCTACAGGAGTGCGATGACAGATGACAGTGACCAGGCCAGTGTGTTTGGGGATCTGTGCCTTCCCAGCCCCTGCAGTGCAGCCAGCACCACAGATGACAGCTGCTTCTTCTCCAGAGATTTTCGTCCACAGGACGCCTCCGACAGGTTTTCATCCAGCTCAAGCCATCAACACCAATCTCTCAGCCggtccagcagctccagcttggctggcagcagcagctccctctCCCCTTCGTGGGACGAAACAAGGATCTCCTCCTTGTTTGGTACCCTGCCGAGGAAAGGCAGGCGAGCCAGTGTTCGCAAACACATTCTCAAGTTAATTCCTGGACTCCAACGATCagttgaagaggaggagatctGA